From one Paenibacillus sp. FSL K6-1330 genomic stretch:
- a CDS encoding NAD-dependent epimerase/dehydratase family protein — protein sequence MKRIMVTGALGQIGSDLVVKLRQIYGEEAVLATDIRQIHHETVQSGPFRILDVTDHHAFHEAAKEHRADAIIHLAALLSAKAESNPALAWNLNMGGLLSALETARTLSCQFFTPSSIAAFGADTPKKATPQDTVQRPLTMYGVSKVSGELLCDYYYHKFGVDTRGLRFPGLISHSAPPGGGTTDYAVEMYVEAIRNGSYTSYIDKGTYLDMMYMPDAISAIMTLMEADPSKLKHRNAFNVTAMSVDPEGIAASIRRHIPDFSLDYDVDPVRQAIANEWPDSIDATAAREEWGFDVQYDLNHMTDDMVSKLMEKPQADQSKIS from the coding sequence ATGAAACGAATTATGGTAACCGGTGCGCTCGGTCAGATTGGCTCAGACCTGGTGGTGAAATTGCGGCAAATATACGGTGAAGAAGCTGTTCTCGCAACGGACATTCGCCAAATCCATCATGAAACGGTCCAATCAGGACCATTCAGAATACTAGATGTAACCGACCACCACGCATTCCACGAAGCGGCTAAAGAACACCGAGCAGATGCGATTATCCACCTTGCAGCCCTGTTGTCCGCCAAGGCAGAATCCAATCCGGCACTGGCGTGGAACCTGAACATGGGCGGTTTGTTAAGTGCCCTCGAGACGGCACGGACATTATCCTGCCAGTTCTTTACGCCGAGCTCCATCGCGGCATTCGGGGCGGATACCCCGAAAAAAGCAACGCCGCAAGACACGGTGCAGCGCCCGTTAACGATGTATGGAGTCAGCAAGGTCTCGGGCGAGCTGTTATGTGACTACTATTACCATAAATTCGGAGTGGATACCCGCGGATTGCGCTTTCCAGGGCTGATCTCCCACTCTGCGCCTCCGGGCGGGGGAACGACGGATTATGCGGTTGAGATGTATGTAGAGGCCATCCGCAATGGAAGCTACACTTCCTATATTGATAAAGGGACCTACCTTGACATGATGTACATGCCGGATGCGATTTCCGCCATCATGACATTGATGGAAGCTGATCCGTCCAAGCTGAAGCACCGTAACGCCTTTAATGTCACGGCGATGAGTGTCGATCCTGAGGGGATTGCGGCTAGCATCCGCCGGCATATACCGGATTTCAGCCTCGACTATGACGTGGATCCTGTCCGTCAGGCGATTGCGAACGAATGGCCGGATTCCATCGATGCAACTGCAGCACGCGAAGAATGGGGATTTGATGTACAATATGATTTGAACCATATGACCGATGATATGGTGTCAAAGCTTATGGAGAAGCCGCAAGCGGATCAGAGCAAGATCAGTTAA
- a CDS encoding XRE family transcriptional regulator, producing MEPIHKKVGRNLQAIRKSRGLSLDNVAELTGVSKAMLGQIERGDSNPTISVLWRIVSGLGISFTTLIEEAETEVTVVSPEDVEPFHEAEGAYRVYPLFSYNLRTKFESYMVIMDPGCDHGSEAHNDGVEEYIFVHQGELELWREDESYTVPAGSSVHFSANRPHRYVNPGNETTKFYTIIFYADAAARG from the coding sequence TTGGAACCCATTCATAAAAAGGTAGGGAGAAATCTGCAAGCCATCCGCAAATCACGGGGCCTCAGCCTCGATAACGTAGCCGAGTTGACCGGTGTAAGCAAAGCCATGCTGGGACAGATCGAGCGGGGGGATTCCAATCCGACGATCTCTGTATTGTGGCGCATCGTTAGCGGCCTCGGTATTTCATTCACCACGCTCATCGAAGAGGCGGAAACCGAAGTAACCGTGGTATCACCGGAGGACGTGGAGCCTTTTCACGAGGCTGAAGGCGCGTACCGGGTATACCCTTTGTTCTCCTACAACCTGCGCACTAAATTTGAGTCCTACATGGTTATAATGGATCCGGGCTGCGATCACGGATCTGAAGCTCATAATGATGGCGTTGAGGAGTATATTTTTGTGCATCAGGGGGAGCTGGAGCTCTGGCGAGAAGACGAAAGCTACACCGTGCCTGCCGGAAGCTCCGTGCATTTCTCGGCTAACCGGCCCCATCGGTACGTGAATCCTGGTAATGAAACAACGAAATTTTACACGATTATCTTCTATGCGGATGCCGCAGCCAGGGGCTGA
- a CDS encoding glycine C-acetyltransferase gives MSSQSLSAFLQDNLTELKEQGLYNTIQPLESPNGPLITIQGREFVNLSSNNYLGLANDERLKEAAIRATTDFGTGSGAVRSINGTLALHVELEEKLAQFKGTEAVLTYQSGFNCNMAAISAVMGAGDAILSDELNHASIIDGCRLTKAKVIRFNHSDMDDLRSKAQEARESGLYNKIMVITDGVFSMDGDIAKLPEIVEIAETYDLITYVDDAHGSGVLGGGAGTVKHFGLSERVDIQIGTLSKAVGVVGGYVAGSRDLVDWLKVRSRPFLFSTALPPGTVAACITAIDILQNSKDLQMKLWENTRYLQEGLKRLGYSVGRTETPITPCIIGDETTTQKFSTRLYEEGVYVKSIVFPTVPKGTGRVRNMPTAIHTKEMLDRALSAYETIGRELGLI, from the coding sequence ATGTCCAGTCAATCGTTAAGCGCTTTCTTACAGGATAATCTAACGGAACTCAAGGAGCAAGGACTCTATAATACGATCCAGCCTCTTGAAAGTCCGAATGGCCCGCTTATTACCATTCAGGGTCGTGAATTCGTAAATTTATCTTCCAACAACTATCTCGGACTGGCGAATGATGAGCGATTGAAAGAAGCGGCGATCCGGGCTACGACCGATTTCGGGACTGGAAGCGGGGCTGTTCGCTCCATTAACGGAACGCTTGCACTTCATGTAGAGCTTGAGGAGAAGCTTGCCCAGTTCAAGGGAACCGAGGCGGTGCTGACGTATCAATCCGGTTTCAATTGCAATATGGCGGCAATCTCGGCTGTGATGGGTGCCGGGGATGCGATTTTGTCGGATGAGCTCAACCATGCGTCCATTATTGATGGCTGCCGATTGACCAAGGCGAAGGTTATTCGTTTTAACCATTCGGACATGGACGATTTGCGTTCGAAAGCACAAGAAGCGAGAGAATCCGGTTTATATAACAAAATTATGGTCATTACCGATGGCGTGTTCTCGATGGATGGCGATATTGCGAAGCTCCCCGAAATCGTGGAGATCGCCGAAACCTATGATCTGATTACTTATGTGGATGACGCTCATGGATCTGGCGTTCTTGGCGGCGGTGCAGGTACGGTGAAGCATTTCGGGTTGTCGGAGCGGGTAGATATTCAGATCGGCACGCTGTCCAAGGCGGTTGGCGTTGTCGGCGGGTATGTTGCTGGATCACGGGATCTGGTGGATTGGCTCAAGGTCCGCAGCCGGCCGTTCCTGTTCTCCACGGCGCTGCCTCCAGGCACCGTAGCCGCTTGTATTACCGCTATCGATATCCTGCAGAACAGCAAAGATCTGCAAATGAAGTTGTGGGAGAACACCCGTTATCTGCAGGAAGGACTCAAGCGTCTTGGCTATTCTGTCGGTCGTACCGAAACTCCGATTACGCCGTGCATTATTGGAGATGAAACAACCACCCAGAAATTCAGCACCAGATTGTACGAAGAAGGCGTGTATGTCAAATCGATCGTGTTCCCGACGGTACCAAAAGGCACGGGAAGAGTTCGGAATATGCCAACCGCCATTCATACGAAGGAGATGCTGGATCGCGCACTTTCCGCATATGAAACCATCGGACGCGAGTTGGGTCTGATCTAA